The window GAGTTGGATACGTCGCACCCGCCAATTCAAGCAGCGTTGGATACAAATCCGTGACGTGCAATCGCTGTTTGCGAATGGCTCCTTCTTGTCCCGACAATTGCGCTGGCCAACGCACGATCAACGGCACGGACACGCCGCCCTCTTGCGCACACGATTTGTACCATCGGAATGGAGTGTTTTTCAGATACGACCAACCGTTGGACACAAACGCGTTGCTGCCGGGTTCCCACGGGATTTGTTGGTCGTAGGTGCGGATGTCGCCGTTGCTGTAAGCACCACCATTGTCCGCCATGAAGATCACGATGGTGTCCTCATCGAGTCCTTGGTCGCTCAAGTGTTGAAGCAATCGCCCGACGTTCCAGTCCAATCGATCAAGCATCCCGGCGTAGGCTGCCATGCGTCGGCTTTCTTGCTCTTGAATCGTCGCCGGCAACTCGTCCCACCGTCGCACTTCTGCATCCGGCTGGGACATCACGTAACGTTCGTCGATCAAACCCATCGCGATCATTCGGTCATAGCGATCTCGACGCAGCTTTTCCCAACCCGCTCGGTAGCGTTCGTAGTACTTTTCGACGCTCTCGCGAGGTGCGTGCAGCGGTGTGTGCGGCGCATTGAACGCGACTTGGGTGAAGAACGGTTTGCCTTGCCTTCGTGCCGAATCGATCTCTTCCATCGCACGGTCCGTGAACGCGTCCGAACTGTACCAGCCCTCACTCACAGGTTTGGGTGAATCCCGGTTCGTTTGAATCGCGGGTTTGCCTCGTTCGAAGCCGGTCCAACTGTCGATCGCACCGCCAAGGAATCCGTAGAAGGAGTCAAAGCCAGCGTCGAGCGGATTGTCGGGTTGATGCCACTTGCCCGAGAGCGACGTCGCATAGCCGGCCTTCTTCAGCAGACGAGCCACCGGTAGCGAACGTCGATAGTGATCCGACTGAGAATGCGTGTGGCCGGTCATCAGGCTGGTCCGCGTCACCACGCACATTGGATTGACGTGAAATTCGCTGAAGCGAACTCCATCGGCTGCCAACTGATCCAAATGGGGCGTGTCGATCTCACCGCCGTAGCAACCGAGATCCGAGTAGCCCACATCGTCCGCGATGATGAGCAAGACATTTGGCCGGTCCGCCGCAGAAACGTTTGGTTCAGCGGGCAGCACCAGCAACAGGGCGGCAGAAAGAAGAAACGAACTTCGCACCATCAGTTGGCTCGCTTTGATGGGTTCGATCCGTCCATCGAATCACGCAAAAACTGATCGCGTAATTCCCACCAACGATCCGCCATTTGTTGGACTCGTTCAGGATGCTTGTCCGCCACGTCGTTTTGTTCAGCCCGGTCGTTGGCCAGGTGATAAAGTTGCCAATCACCGTCTTCTTTGGACTCGTTGGCCGCGGTTTCGGAACGCAGCCAAGGAAAGGGGCGAGAGATGTTGGAGTGAATGATCTTCCAATCGCCCTGCCGCAAGGCCCAGTTGCCTTCGTGATAGAACCACAACTCGTCATGAATTGTGGCATCGCTGTCATCAAAAGACGGTTTCAAACTTTGGCCGCTCATCGGTGGGCCAGCCGTCTCGTCGAGCTCGACCCTGGCGAGATCCAGCACGGTCGGTGCAATGTCGATCGCGTGTCCAGGATTGGTCCGCAA of the Rhodopirellula baltica SH 1 genome contains:
- a CDS encoding sulfatase-like hydrolase/transferase, with product MVRSSFLLSAALLLVLPAEPNVSAADRPNVLLIIADDVGYSDLGCYGGEIDTPHLDQLAADGVRFSEFHVNPMCVVTRTSLMTGHTHSQSDHYRRSLPVARLLKKAGYATSLSGKWHQPDNPLDAGFDSFYGFLGGAIDSWTGFERGKPAIQTNRDSPKPVSEGWYSSDAFTDRAMEEIDSARRQGKPFFTQVAFNAPHTPLHAPRESVEKYYERYRAGWEKLRRDRYDRMIAMGLIDERYVMSQPDAEVRRWDELPATIQEQESRRMAAYAGMLDRLDWNVGRLLQHLSDQGLDEDTIVIFMADNGGAYSNGDIRTYDQQIPWEPGSNAFVSNGWSYLKNTPFRWYKSCAQEGGVSVPLIVRWPAQLSGQEGAIRKQRLHVTDLYPTLLELAGATYPTHDGDRQLEPLYGNSMLPLLRNPDLPDFAIHDEIFWCFNQTGKALTKGNWKISSISDGPWRLHDIQNDPAESQDLAAEQPEVLSAMSDAWFQFARENTKMPASWRAPLKEYQEGWGYHRIRMIMPAYVRAVPAMSAMDVPCDTDLSFHFSKPIRFANSTGKTLRLYEAGDTQTVIWQADPEPGHPDEGSRQITFNDLPRLKPNTTYFALSDPGWITVGNQPAGGLNDGAFWYRFRTGPARPGLLDGLPVQRPLPR